In a genomic window of Pedobacter sp. KBS0701:
- a CDS encoding GIN domain-containing protein translates to MKTAIKTLIATSLTAIVLSSAVFTTRVSAIEKEPDAIIKISAFRRISVAGNVEVTIIQRSNAGIFYSDDNIGTAKVMQMGDNLKITSTSTEKAKLTVYVNDFFRIEASENAIVKTEGKLNTKYLQIFLKGNAHADINTSSEGLYTVISDYADLKLSGSTDIHTLVMGKSQKLTIDKFAALKTNISSIETDAVEREIAAIN, encoded by the coding sequence ATGAAAACCGCTATCAAAACGCTAATCGCAACTTCATTAACAGCAATTGTTTTATCATCTGCTGTATTTACCACAAGGGTTTCTGCAATAGAAAAAGAACCAGATGCCATTATAAAAATATCGGCCTTTAGAAGAATTTCAGTGGCAGGAAATGTAGAAGTAACCATTATCCAAAGAAGTAATGCCGGTATTTTTTATAGTGATGATAACATAGGAACAGCAAAAGTGATGCAAATGGGGGATAATTTAAAAATCACTTCAACCAGTACTGAAAAAGCAAAATTAACCGTTTATGTAAATGATTTTTTCAGGATTGAAGCATCAGAAAATGCCATTGTTAAAACTGAAGGAAAACTAAACACCAAATATCTTCAGATCTTTTTAAAAGGAAATGCTCATGCAGATATCAATACCAGCTCAGAAGGTTTATATACTGTGATTTCAGATTATGCAGATTTAAAATTAAGCGGCTCTACTGATATCCATACTTTGGTAATGGGTAAATCACAAAAGTTAACCATCGATAAATTTGCTGCTTTAAAAACCAATATCAGTTCGATAGAAACTGATGCTGTTGAAAGAGAAATTGCTGCCATCAACTAA
- a CDS encoding GAF domain-containing protein: MKTEKSVKSEFYRFLLQKIEKDDVLLGNISAEELSKYKDTLELIFTILTPLMDNEDDLFWALSTPIPDQIFFSTNAFYKFFKDHDPKNKVTKDNEPVEKKQLKFIYNVILGRFYNFTPVLKNEIIYAHINEETKLTQYYNIQTDTKFVDIMHKGDLPELNFEELGKHFQEETELEYLVENLSLSNFHFEGFSIISITDVTLQHSIEGIRGALADHNYQTEAYSHVIHALKTLSGNSKLEFGLMPFLTVNNKLVFDNQEFSQSKLINSAKASNLEEEVFYSLVDKYKENPRAIFVGAINEDQIEKDPFLKVLKAAGVSSYSVLPIYYNKELAGVLEVYSNDEVAVDDKLLSRLRPAMPLIGQLFQYSIEEFNAKMDEILMDKFTALQPSVQWKFNEAVWHFLQQNNGYHKLKEIETVTFKHLYPLFGAIDIRNSTIERNKALKDDMEVQLNTLIDTLKLIRKHVSLELIDKLVFNCKDWIKRIGDFASSNEESQLNEFLEVEVYPFLSIIKGNHPQTADVIDKYFEVVVPETGAAFENRRQLEVSMQLINTEVSQYLEKSQSKLQASYPCYFAKFRTDGVEYDIYIGQDIAPEKPFDLLYLKNIRLWQLTSMVDIARLSNSLIAEMPRALETTQLIFIHSNAIDISFRNDERRFDVEGAYNIRYEVVKKRIDKVLIKGTSERLTQPHKISMVYFNPEEAKEYVEYIKYMQVQGYLNDDLEQLELDELQGVSGLKALRVGVKYLENKVTTKTDAAKKLKPKEIKSIEKEIAKVLQH; this comes from the coding sequence TTGAAAACAGAAAAATCGGTAAAATCTGAATTTTACAGGTTTTTACTTCAAAAAATTGAAAAAGACGATGTGCTGCTTGGCAACATCAGTGCAGAAGAATTATCCAAATATAAAGATACTTTAGAATTAATTTTTACTATTCTAACCCCTTTAATGGATAACGAAGATGATTTGTTTTGGGCTTTAAGTACCCCGATCCCGGATCAGATTTTTTTTAGCACCAATGCATTTTATAAATTTTTTAAGGATCACGATCCTAAAAACAAGGTAACGAAAGATAATGAGCCGGTTGAGAAAAAACAGCTTAAGTTTATCTATAACGTAATTTTAGGCCGTTTTTATAATTTTACCCCGGTACTGAAAAACGAGATCATTTATGCGCACATTAATGAGGAAACGAAACTAACGCAGTATTATAATATCCAGACGGATACCAAGTTTGTAGACATTATGCATAAGGGCGATTTGCCTGAGCTGAATTTCGAAGAATTAGGTAAACATTTTCAGGAAGAAACGGAATTAGAATACCTGGTAGAAAATCTGTCTTTGAGTAATTTCCATTTTGAAGGCTTTAGCATCATTTCCATTACCGATGTTACTTTGCAACACTCTATTGAAGGTATTCGGGGTGCGTTGGCTGATCATAACTACCAGACCGAAGCTTATAGCCATGTAATACATGCGTTAAAAACTCTTAGTGGTAACAGTAAGCTGGAATTTGGCCTGATGCCTTTTTTAACGGTTAATAATAAGCTGGTATTTGATAACCAGGAGTTTTCGCAAAGTAAGCTCATTAATTCGGCAAAAGCTTCTAATTTAGAAGAAGAAGTTTTTTATTCGCTGGTTGATAAGTACAAGGAAAACCCAAGGGCTATTTTTGTGGGCGCCATTAACGAAGATCAGATAGAGAAAGATCCTTTTTTAAAGGTTTTAAAAGCTGCGGGTGTTAGTTCTTATTCAGTGCTGCCTATTTACTATAATAAAGAGCTGGCAGGCGTACTTGAGGTATATTCTAATGATGAAGTAGCTGTTGATGATAAATTGTTATCCAGGTTACGTCCGGCAATGCCGTTAATCGGTCAGCTTTTCCAATACAGCATTGAAGAGTTTAATGCCAAAATGGACGAAATTTTAATGGATAAATTTACGGCTCTGCAACCTTCCGTTCAGTGGAAATTTAACGAGGCCGTTTGGCATTTTCTTCAGCAGAATAATGGTTATCACAAGTTAAAAGAAATCGAGACGGTTACCTTTAAACATTTATACCCGCTGTTTGGTGCTATTGATATCCGCAACTCCACCATCGAGCGTAATAAAGCGCTTAAAGATGATATGGAAGTGCAGTTAAATACCTTAATTGATACTTTAAAACTCATCCGTAAGCATGTTTCTTTAGAGCTGATTGATAAGCTGGTTTTTAATTGTAAGGACTGGATTAAACGAATTGGCGATTTTGCTTCATCAAACGAAGAAAGTCAGCTGAACGAATTTTTGGAAGTTGAGGTTTATCCTTTCTTGTCTATCATTAAAGGAAATCATCCTCAAACAGCCGACGTGATTGATAAATATTTCGAAGTGGTGGTGCCAGAAACCGGAGCCGCATTCGAAAACCGCAGGCAGCTTGAAGTTTCCATGCAGCTGATCAATACCGAAGTAAGTCAGTACCTTGAAAAATCGCAATCAAAGCTGCAGGCTTCTTATCCTTGTTATTTCGCCAAATTTAGAACAGATGGGGTAGAATACGATATTTATATTGGCCAGGACATTGCGCCCGAAAAACCCTTTGATTTGCTTTACCTGAAAAATATCCGCTTGTGGCAGCTTACTTCCATGGTTGATATTGCCCGGTTATCAAATAGTTTAATTGCCGAAATGCCACGCGCACTCGAAACTACGCAATTGATTTTTATCCACTCAAATGCTATTGATATTAGTTTCAGGAACGATGAACGCCGTTTTGATGTGGAAGGAGCCTATAATATCCGTTACGAAGTTGTTAAAAAACGGATTGATAAAGTGCTGATAAAAGGAACTTCAGAACGTTTAACACAGCCTCATAAAATTTCTATGGTTTACTTTAATCCTGAAGAAGCCAAAGAATATGTAGAATATATCAAATACATGCAGGTTCAAGGTTATTTAAATGACGATTTAGAGCAATTGGAATTGGATGAACTTCAGGGTGTATCAGGCTTAAAAGCGTTAAGGGTAGGCGTAAAGTATCTGGAAAATAAAGTAACGACAAAGACAGATGCTGCTAAAAAGCTTAAACCTAAAGAAATCAAATCTATTGAGAAGGAGATCGCAAAGGTGTTGCAGCACTAA
- a CDS encoding TetR family transcriptional regulator C-terminal domain-containing protein: MATAEQIRKGYLDYVLTNNEKPKSVYIFAKKIKITEADFYQFFSSFESIEKTIWFELTFETITKIKEQEVWLQYTAREKMLSFFYSYLENLKNERSFVIYSLKNHRGKFSTPDVLAGVKPVFENFAQEIIEEGLDSGELAERRFLSKRYKDALWIQFAFILNFWINDDSEAFEKSDEAIEKGINVTFDLFQHSPIDNLLEYGKFLSRNGKFAEKMRF; the protein is encoded by the coding sequence ATGGCAACTGCTGAACAAATTAGAAAAGGGTATTTAGATTATGTTTTAACGAACAATGAAAAGCCTAAATCGGTTTACATTTTTGCAAAAAAAATTAAAATTACCGAAGCCGATTTTTATCAGTTTTTCTCTTCTTTCGAAAGCATTGAGAAAACAATCTGGTTTGAACTCACTTTCGAAACCATTACTAAAATCAAAGAGCAGGAAGTTTGGCTCCAGTATACGGCCAGAGAAAAAATGCTTTCATTCTTTTACAGTTATCTTGAAAATCTGAAGAATGAACGCAGTTTTGTGATTTATAGTTTAAAAAATCACCGGGGTAAATTTTCTACCCCTGATGTACTGGCTGGCGTAAAGCCTGTTTTCGAGAACTTCGCACAAGAAATTATTGAAGAGGGTTTAGATAGTGGAGAACTTGCTGAGCGCCGCTTTTTAAGCAAAAGATATAAGGATGCCTTATGGATCCAGTTTGCCTTTATTCTTAATTTCTGGATCAACGATGATAGTGAAGCTTTCGAAAAAAGCGATGAAGCCATAGAAAAAGGCATTAATGTTACTTTCGATCTCTTTCAGCATTCGCCAATTGATAATTTATTGGAATACGGGAAGTTTTTATCCAGGAATGGAAAATTTGCAGAAAAGATGAGGTTTTAA
- a CDS encoding AarF/ABC1/UbiB kinase family protein, whose product MKTQKSIPTTKVERSAKFVKTGIQIGGNYIKHYSKKLFNPEMDREQLNEDNATDIYKSLSELKGSALKIAQMLSMDKNILPKSYVDKFSQSQYNAPPLSGPLIVRTFTKNFGKTPENIFDSFNLNSSNAASIGQVHQAMLNGKKLAIKIQYPGVGDSISSDLKLVKPFAFRLLGMSERELNIYIKEVEERLLEETDYELEVKRSMEFSEACKNLDHVVFPKYYPELSGKRIITMDWIDGQHLKEFLQTNPSQQLRNKIGQALWDFYNFQQHELRAVHADPHPGNFMITPDENLGVIDFGCIKEMPDDFYYPFFSLISTDVINDKNKTIDAFKKLDMIHADDSAEQVEFYYKSYREMISLFAKPYISKSFDFSKPDFFEQLYAYGEKISKMPEFKQARGVKHFIYVNRTNFGLYQILHELQATVHTDTYKPTLER is encoded by the coding sequence ATGAAGACACAAAAAAGTATTCCAACTACAAAGGTAGAGCGTTCGGCAAAATTTGTTAAAACAGGTATTCAGATCGGAGGTAATTACATTAAACATTATTCGAAAAAACTGTTTAATCCTGAAATGGACCGGGAACAGCTTAATGAGGATAATGCAACCGACATTTATAAATCACTGAGCGAACTAAAAGGCAGCGCCTTAAAAATTGCACAAATGCTGAGCATGGATAAAAATATCCTGCCTAAATCGTATGTTGATAAATTTAGCCAGTCGCAATACAATGCTCCCCCCCTCTCAGGTCCGTTAATTGTGCGTACTTTCACCAAAAATTTCGGTAAAACACCAGAAAACATTTTCGATAGTTTTAACTTAAATTCCAGCAATGCAGCTTCTATCGGGCAAGTACACCAGGCCATGCTTAATGGCAAAAAATTAGCCATCAAAATTCAATATCCAGGCGTGGGCGATAGTATTTCGTCTGATTTAAAACTGGTAAAACCTTTTGCATTCCGTTTACTGGGCATGTCTGAAAGAGAATTGAACATCTATATCAAAGAAGTTGAAGAACGTTTGCTCGAAGAAACGGATTACGAACTGGAAGTTAAACGTTCTATGGAATTTTCTGAAGCCTGTAAAAACCTTGATCATGTGGTTTTCCCGAAATATTATCCCGAACTATCTGGTAAACGTATCATCACGATGGATTGGATTGATGGGCAGCACTTAAAGGAATTTTTGCAAACCAATCCGTCTCAGCAACTTCGGAATAAAATCGGTCAGGCTTTATGGGATTTCTACAACTTTCAGCAACACGAACTGAGGGCTGTACATGCAGATCCACATCCGGGGAATTTTATGATCACTCCAGATGAAAATTTAGGCGTAATTGATTTTGGCTGTATTAAAGAAATGCCAGATGACTTTTATTACCCTTTTTTTTCCTTAATTTCTACTGATGTCATCAATGATAAAAATAAAACGATCGATGCTTTTAAAAAACTGGATATGATCCACGCAGACGATTCTGCTGAGCAGGTTGAATTTTATTATAAATCATATAGGGAAATGATCAGTCTCTTTGCCAAACCTTATATCAGTAAATCTTTTGATTTTAGTAAGCCTGATTTTTTTGAGCAGCTGTACGCATACGGTGAAAAGATTTCTAAAATGCCAGAATTTAAACAGGCCCGTGGGGTAAAACATTTTATTTATGTTAACCGGACTAATTTTGGGTTATACCAGATTTTGCACGAGTTACAGGCTACTGTACATACGGATACCTATAAACCCACTTTAGAAAGATAA
- a CDS encoding PKD domain-containing protein → MKRHWLLVFFVSLFFNQTFGQNISNEGTDFWTVFPTHVPSRATNGVTPYGNIAVFVTSKSTSEVTVTCGNAVPVTKTIPANTAVRFDVPRANAYIDGISEANRVLTNKGIHVKVTDGKPKVSVYTHIYGAARSAASLILPFETLGQTYYSMNFSQSTGGNNFLTLVAVEDNTDIILHEKNGNKIPITLNKAGDVYEYLAYGTQDLTGTFVETDPATSSCKRFAAFSGSSVIAIVCGSSQDPLFQQLYPTNSWGKNYGVVPFINRKYILRILAQEDNTRVTYNGTTYIVNKGEPIESEQLTSSTFITADKLISVAEYSLTQDCSSANGIPTSGDPEMVILNPIEFNIKGVTVFSSDLQDITEKYVNVLIKTASISGFRYNGVAPNTAWTILNGNSIYSYTQIPVNDESITLTAGDGFNAVAYGFGDHESYAYSAGTNLSSNNYLTVFNTAKNEEGQNGCVGENYNIKISLPYKPEYINWSLDNEAVIHQEPTHLLETKTLPDGTSIFTYESPYNKTFAEKGKHSLEIVAHVPNTSSCVSGDLTTNYTFNIYDLPTAKFDPVIGCSRMDTKFNDLSISNAEDFAVTKWLWDFGDGSTPSTEQHPVHTYARPDKYNVRLTVTTGSNCSNTSEPVEITINPTPFADFVATEFCTNKPTVFTDKSRIEGAGKIVKWTWDFGDGSAPSNEQHPTHQYNTAGLYTVTLTTESDKGCVNSLPKPITIINPPSAGFELPDFCVNDGMAKFKNTSKNGDGSTTGLSAHWTFTFDNNIVGTSTDFDGSFSPTVTGDYTVALIVKNGGDCEMSKTLTFTINGAVKTADFDIIKDNVCVSDKIIIKNTSTTFAGRITKIEIYRDYPNETSIYKTIPYPDDSNIEIQYNTFGGITDRSFNIKLVAYSGERCLEKVEKPVILKPVPQLEFDDIPAVCEADGTVLITQGKQKAGEEVTGGAGEYAGDGVKADGTFNPKIAGVGSHTITYTFKGDNDCSSSVSKTIVVYKSPVANAGSLIYILAGEQIEIPATAEGANLKYEWSPSIGLNKTDVLNPIASPDQDTEYTLRATTQPEGCTTTTKVFIKVLQAINPPNSFTPNGDNVNDTWIIKYLESYPNATVEVFNRNGNKVFFSNGYKIPFDGNYQNEPLPVGVYYYIIRPGNGRKAITGPLTIIR, encoded by the coding sequence ATGAAGAGGCATTGGTTATTGGTTTTTTTTGTGTCTTTGTTTTTTAACCAAACATTCGGGCAAAATATATCTAATGAAGGAACTGATTTTTGGACAGTTTTCCCTACCCATGTACCCTCAAGAGCAACTAATGGAGTAACCCCTTATGGCAATATTGCTGTTTTTGTAACATCAAAATCTACTTCTGAAGTTACTGTAACCTGTGGGAATGCAGTGCCTGTTACAAAGACTATTCCAGCCAATACAGCCGTGAGGTTTGATGTTCCAAGAGCCAATGCTTATATAGATGGAATATCGGAAGCCAATCGGGTTTTAACAAATAAAGGGATACATGTTAAGGTTACCGATGGTAAGCCAAAAGTTTCTGTTTATACCCATATTTATGGTGCGGCGAGATCTGCTGCTTCGTTAATTTTGCCATTTGAAACTTTAGGCCAGACCTATTACTCTATGAATTTTTCGCAGAGCACCGGGGGCAATAATTTTTTAACACTGGTAGCTGTAGAAGATAATACGGATATCATTTTGCATGAAAAAAATGGCAATAAAATTCCCATCACCTTAAACAAAGCTGGTGATGTTTATGAATACTTAGCGTATGGAACACAAGATCTTACCGGTACTTTTGTAGAAACAGATCCTGCAACATCTTCTTGTAAACGTTTTGCGGCATTTTCAGGTTCTTCAGTAATTGCAATTGTTTGTGGTTCCTCCCAGGATCCATTATTTCAGCAACTTTATCCCACAAACAGCTGGGGTAAAAATTATGGTGTCGTACCCTTTATCAATAGAAAATATATTTTACGGATTCTTGCACAAGAAGATAATACAAGGGTAACTTATAATGGGACTACATATATTGTTAATAAAGGTGAACCTATTGAAAGCGAACAATTAACCAGCTCCACTTTTATCACAGCTGATAAATTAATTAGTGTAGCTGAGTATTCCTTAACGCAAGATTGTTCCTCTGCTAATGGAATCCCTACTTCAGGTGATCCGGAAATGGTGATATTAAATCCGATTGAATTTAATATAAAAGGGGTGACTGTTTTTTCTTCTGATTTGCAGGATATTACAGAAAAGTATGTAAATGTTTTAATTAAGACAGCTAGCATCTCAGGATTTAGGTATAACGGCGTGGCGCCAAATACCGCTTGGACCATTTTAAATGGGAATTCTATTTACTCCTATACGCAGATTCCGGTTAACGATGAAAGCATAACATTAACTGCCGGTGATGGCTTTAACGCTGTGGCTTACGGTTTTGGTGATCATGAATCCTATGCTTATTCTGCCGGTACAAATCTGTCTTCCAACAACTATCTTACCGTATTTAACACCGCAAAAAACGAAGAAGGACAAAATGGATGCGTTGGAGAAAATTATAATATTAAGATTTCACTTCCTTACAAACCCGAATACATTAATTGGTCGCTGGATAATGAAGCTGTAATTCATCAGGAGCCAACGCATTTACTGGAAACGAAAACTTTACCAGATGGGACCAGTATATTTACTTACGAATCTCCATACAATAAAACTTTTGCAGAAAAGGGTAAGCATAGCTTAGAAATTGTAGCGCATGTTCCCAATACATCATCATGTGTATCTGGTGATTTAACCACAAATTATACTTTTAATATTTACGATCTGCCCACAGCAAAGTTTGATCCTGTAATTGGCTGTTCACGTATGGATACTAAATTTAATGATTTAAGCATTTCTAATGCTGAAGACTTTGCAGTAACGAAATGGCTGTGGGATTTTGGCGATGGAAGTACACCATCTACTGAACAGCATCCTGTGCATACTTACGCCAGACCTGATAAATATAATGTCAGATTAACGGTTACTACAGGTTCGAATTGTTCAAATACATCAGAACCAGTTGAAATTACGATAAATCCTACCCCGTTTGCAGATTTTGTTGCGACTGAATTCTGTACAAATAAACCAACTGTTTTTACTGATAAATCAAGGATAGAAGGTGCAGGCAAAATAGTGAAATGGACCTGGGATTTTGGCGATGGAAGTGCTCCTTCTAACGAACAGCATCCCACTCATCAATACAATACCGCAGGCCTTTACACTGTTACACTAACTACAGAAAGCGACAAAGGTTGTGTTAACTCATTACCAAAGCCTATAACGATTATCAATCCTCCCTCAGCCGGATTTGAGCTACCCGACTTCTGTGTTAACGATGGCATGGCTAAGTTTAAAAATACTTCCAAAAATGGAGATGGAAGTACAACAGGTTTAAGTGCTCATTGGACCTTTACTTTTGATAATAATATAGTAGGAACCTCAACTGATTTTGATGGTTCTTTTTCGCCTACTGTTACTGGTGATTATACCGTGGCTTTAATTGTTAAAAATGGAGGTGATTGTGAAATGTCAAAAACACTTACCTTCACCATTAACGGGGCGGTTAAAACTGCTGATTTTGATATCATAAAAGATAATGTTTGTGTGAGCGATAAGATTATCATAAAAAATACATCAACTACTTTTGCAGGCAGGATTACGAAAATTGAAATTTATAGGGATTATCCGAATGAAACCAGCATTTATAAAACCATTCCTTATCCTGATGATAGTAATATAGAGATCCAGTACAATACTTTTGGCGGTATCACTGATCGCAGTTTTAATATTAAGTTGGTGGCTTATTCAGGTGAAAGATGTTTAGAGAAAGTAGAGAAACCAGTTATCTTAAAACCGGTTCCGCAATTAGAGTTTGATGATATACCTGCCGTTTGCGAAGCCGATGGAACAGTGCTTATCACACAGGGAAAGCAAAAAGCTGGGGAAGAAGTGACCGGAGGTGCTGGTGAATATGCTGGAGATGGCGTAAAGGCCGACGGAACCTTTAATCCTAAAATTGCAGGAGTTGGATCACATACCATCACCTATACTTTTAAAGGCGATAACGATTGTTCTTCTTCAGTTAGTAAAACCATTGTAGTCTACAAATCGCCAGTGGCCAATGCAGGTTCATTGATTTATATTTTGGCTGGTGAACAGATCGAGATCCCTGCAACAGCTGAAGGTGCCAATTTAAAATATGAATGGTCTCCGTCGATTGGTTTGAACAAAACAGATGTATTGAATCCGATTGCCTCACCAGATCAGGACACAGAATATACACTCAGGGCTACAACACAGCCAGAGGGTTGTACAACAACCACAAAAGTATTCATTAAAGTTTTACAGGCTATTAATCCACCCAATAGCTTTACACCAAATGGTGACAACGTAAATGATACCTGGATTATCAAATATTTAGAATCATATCCAAATGCTACAGTTGAAGTTTTTAACCGAAATGGAAATAAAGTGTTTTTTAGCAATGGATATAAAATACCTTTTGATGGTAACTATCAGAATGAACCTCTTCCGGTCGGCGTTTATTACTATATCATTAGGCCGGGTAACGGAAGAAAAGCAATAACCGGACCGCTCACCATAATCAGATAA
- a CDS encoding two-component system response regulator produces MKKKVVLVQDNKDILDIMDQVLEEEGFDVTASLTTDPIDKIDEIEPDVVIVDDHIKGKKKGSQVIKELKSDPETQDLPAVLTSTSNNLPQQAEDCKADDYIEKPFDIDHMVDVVKKNT; encoded by the coding sequence ATGAAGAAAAAGGTTGTACTTGTTCAGGATAATAAAGATATCCTTGATATAATGGACCAGGTATTGGAAGAAGAGGGCTTTGATGTTACCGCATCTTTAACAACCGATCCTATAGATAAAATAGATGAAATTGAGCCCGATGTAGTGATTGTGGATGATCACATCAAAGGCAAAAAGAAAGGGTCGCAGGTGATTAAAGAACTTAAATCTGACCCTGAAACGCAAGACCTACCGGCCGTGCTCACCTCAACATCCAATAACTTACCGCAACAGGCAGAAGATTGCAAAGCCGATGATTATATTGAAAAACCATTTGATATCGATCACATGGTTGATGTGGTAAAGAAAAATACTTAG
- a CDS encoding twin-arginine translocase TatA/TatE family subunit, producing MSAIEIILIGVVILLIFGGKKLPELMRGIGKSVKEFKDAKNEPPVK from the coding sequence ATGTCTGCAATAGAAATTATTTTAATCGGCGTGGTTATCCTGCTTATTTTTGGTGGTAAGAAACTTCCCGAACTAATGAGGGGAATAGGGAAGAGTGTAAAAGAATTTAAGGATGCCAAAAATGAGCCGCCAGTTAAATAA
- a CDS encoding HD domain-containing protein, with the protein MIQVNDFLYGKMELPMVFSDLLNTDALKRLGGVHQSGAIFLVNPDICHSRLEHAIGVTMLIRMLGGSELEQIAGLLHDISHTAFSHVGDYVFDNLDEDYHEKIFAEVLCKSEVPDVLLKYGYNVNQILYGTFDILEQPLPALCADRLDYTLRDGVHGGVISRQRAREFLTSVVLNDGKIAVNAQTEVAWINEAFEKLNNEVFKLPLHLYANGKMAELIKKFLNKGILVESDLFKTDTMLLNKIRTSYEGYEAIKSIKQLKGLAEFMRHGAVPNIKKRTLNALLV; encoded by the coding sequence ATGATCCAGGTAAACGATTTTTTATATGGCAAAATGGAACTGCCAATGGTATTTTCCGATCTGTTAAATACTGACGCTTTAAAAAGATTAGGTGGGGTTCACCAAAGCGGTGCTATATTTTTGGTCAATCCGGATATCTGCCATTCACGGCTGGAGCATGCTATCGGAGTGACCATGCTGATCAGGATGCTTGGTGGTTCGGAACTGGAGCAAATTGCTGGCTTGCTACACGATATTTCGCATACTGCCTTTTCTCATGTGGGTGATTATGTATTCGACAATTTGGACGAAGATTATCATGAAAAGATTTTTGCCGAGGTTTTATGTAAATCTGAAGTGCCTGATGTACTGTTGAAATATGGATATAATGTTAACCAGATTCTGTATGGCACCTTTGATATTTTAGAACAGCCCTTGCCAGCGCTCTGTGCCGATCGTTTGGATTATACTTTACGGGATGGAGTTCATGGTGGGGTAATTTCCCGCCAGCGTGCACGCGAATTTTTGACTTCAGTTGTTTTGAATGATGGGAAAATAGCGGTGAATGCACAAACTGAAGTAGCATGGATTAATGAAGCTTTTGAGAAGCTGAATAATGAGGTTTTTAAATTGCCCCTTCATTTATATGCTAATGGCAAAATGGCCGAACTGATCAAAAAATTTTTGAATAAAGGAATATTGGTTGAAAGTGATCTGTTTAAAACAGATACCATGCTGCTGAACAAAATCAGAACATCATATGAAGGTTATGAAGCCATCAAGTCGATCAAACAATTAAAAGGTTTAGCCGAATTTATGCGCCATGGAGCGGTACCAAATATTAAAAAAAGAACATTGAATGCTTTGTTGGTTTAG